The following are encoded together in the Echinicola jeungdonensis genome:
- a CDS encoding pirin family protein yields MKTILHPAESRGHANHGWLISRHTFSFAGYYDPERIQFGKLRVLNDDQVAGGKGFGTHPHQNMEIISIPLEGDLEHKDSMGNTTLIREGDIQVMSAGTGVSHSEYNKNEDKPVKFLQIWVLPNKKDVTPRYDQITLKKENLHNQFFQILSPYADDDGVWIYQNAWFHLANLDEGVKLAYQLKDPQNNGLYVFVLEGEVSTVNLDLQKRDGLGIWEVDKVDFNAKSATQLLLMEVPMDS; encoded by the coding sequence ATGAAAACCATCCTTCATCCCGCAGAAAGCAGAGGTCATGCTAACCATGGATGGCTAATTAGTCGCCATACTTTTAGTTTTGCAGGTTATTATGACCCAGAAAGGATCCAATTTGGAAAACTCAGGGTGCTCAATGATGACCAAGTAGCCGGGGGAAAAGGTTTTGGTACTCACCCCCATCAAAATATGGAAATCATTTCGATTCCCCTAGAGGGCGACTTGGAACATAAAGACAGTATGGGCAATACCACTTTAATACGGGAAGGGGATATTCAGGTTATGAGTGCAGGAACAGGGGTTTCGCATAGTGAGTACAATAAAAATGAGGATAAGCCCGTCAAATTCCTTCAAATATGGGTTCTGCCCAATAAAAAGGATGTCACCCCTAGATATGATCAAATTACTCTGAAAAAAGAAAACCTCCACAACCAGTTTTTTCAAATATTATCCCCTTATGCTGATGATGATGGAGTATGGATATATCAAAATGCCTGGTTCCATTTAGCCAACTTGGACGAGGGAGTCAAATTGGCTTACCAATTGAAAGACCCTCAGAATAATGGCCTTTATGTATTTGTATTAGAAGGTGAGGTTTCCACAGTAAACCTCGACCTTCAGAAAAGAGATGGGTTGGGGATCTGGGAGGTGGATAAGGTTGATTTTAATGCCAAATCCGCAACACAATTATTATTAATGGAAGTCCCTATGGACTCTTAA
- the topA gene encoding type I DNA topoisomerase, translating into MPKNLVIVESPAKAKTIEGYLGKDFKVASSYGHVRDLPKGDKAIDIKNKFKPTYEVTPDKKDVIKQLKNLVKDSDTIYLASDDDREGEAISWHLKEVLKLSDDKTKRIVFREITKNAILKALENPRAIDIDLVNAQQARRILDRLVGFELSPVLWKKVKAGLSAGRVQSVAVRFIVEREREIEKFQSKSSYKVTALFDVKGKTLHAELPKKFETQEEAEAFLKDCLEADFSIGKLEKKPAKKTPAAPFTTSTLQQEASRKLSFSVSQTMTIAQKLYEAGKITYMRTDSVNLSEEAMESAKKQILSAFGPDYHKARKYTSKSEGAQEAHEAIRPTNFSNQEAGSDRNEQRLYELIWKRSIASQMADAQLEKTHVSIDISNSDHHLSATGEVIKFEGFLKVYLESTDEEDEEEENGNKGLLPPLTIGQVLDLIEMKSRQTFTRPPARYTEASLVKKLEEMGIGRPSTYAPTISTIQKRNYVIKESREGKPRQYTEMVIKDGKFEKAEKTEYAGSDKNKLFPTNIAMVVNDFLVEHFPNIIDYKFTAKVEKEFDDIAHGGQQWDQMIDNFYGKFHSTVENTANVERANVSSSRELGKDPKTGKPIIARLGKFGPLVQIGDQDDEDKQFASLKKGQFIESITLEEALELFKLPRDVGTFEDKKIVAAIGRFGPYVRHDGKFVSLGKEYDPLSINEAEAIELIKAKREADAKKHIKSFDENPDIQILNGRWGPYIKFGKKNYKIPKDKVAEDLTYAETMELIENQPDKKRGKTTRKKKS; encoded by the coding sequence ATGCCAAAGAATTTAGTCATTGTCGAATCTCCGGCAAAAGCAAAAACCATAGAAGGGTATTTAGGGAAGGATTTCAAAGTAGCTTCCAGCTACGGGCATGTCCGGGATCTTCCTAAAGGGGATAAGGCTATTGATATCAAAAATAAATTTAAACCCACCTACGAAGTCACTCCGGATAAAAAGGATGTGATCAAGCAGTTAAAAAATTTGGTCAAGGATTCCGATACAATTTACCTGGCAAGTGATGATGACCGCGAAGGGGAAGCCATATCATGGCATTTGAAAGAGGTACTCAAGCTTTCAGATGACAAGACCAAAAGAATTGTATTTCGGGAAATTACAAAAAATGCTATTCTGAAAGCCCTGGAAAATCCAAGGGCCATTGATATTGACCTGGTCAATGCACAGCAGGCAAGGAGGATTTTGGACCGCTTAGTAGGTTTTGAACTATCCCCTGTGCTATGGAAAAAGGTAAAAGCCGGCCTTTCTGCTGGTAGGGTTCAGTCTGTAGCTGTTCGCTTTATCGTGGAAAGGGAAAGGGAAATTGAGAAATTCCAGTCCAAATCTTCTTATAAGGTAACTGCTCTTTTTGATGTAAAAGGAAAAACACTTCACGCCGAGCTCCCTAAGAAATTTGAAACTCAGGAAGAAGCCGAGGCATTCTTAAAGGATTGCTTGGAAGCTGATTTTTCTATTGGCAAACTGGAAAAAAAGCCTGCCAAAAAGACACCTGCGGCACCTTTTACGACTTCTACCCTACAACAAGAAGCCAGTAGAAAATTGAGCTTTTCTGTGTCCCAGACCATGACCATTGCCCAAAAGCTATATGAGGCAGGTAAAATCACCTATATGAGAACAGATAGTGTGAACCTGTCCGAAGAAGCTATGGAAAGTGCAAAAAAACAGATTCTTTCCGCATTTGGTCCGGATTACCATAAAGCGAGAAAATACACTTCAAAATCAGAAGGTGCACAAGAAGCCCACGAGGCCATCCGGCCAACCAATTTTTCCAACCAGGAAGCAGGTAGTGACCGCAATGAGCAAAGACTATATGAACTGATTTGGAAAAGATCCATTGCCTCGCAAATGGCAGATGCCCAATTGGAAAAAACCCATGTCTCTATTGATATTTCCAATTCTGACCACCACTTGAGTGCCACTGGAGAAGTTATAAAATTTGAGGGTTTTCTGAAAGTATATCTAGAAAGTACGGATGAGGAGGATGAAGAAGAAGAAAACGGCAACAAAGGATTGCTTCCTCCATTGACCATTGGTCAGGTATTGGATTTGATTGAAATGAAATCCAGGCAGACCTTTACCCGGCCTCCTGCAAGGTATACAGAAGCTTCATTGGTAAAAAAATTAGAAGAAATGGGGATTGGAAGGCCATCCACCTATGCGCCAACCATTTCTACCATCCAAAAAAGAAATTATGTCATAAAGGAATCCAGGGAGGGAAAACCCCGGCAATATACTGAGATGGTCATAAAGGATGGAAAGTTTGAGAAAGCCGAAAAAACAGAATATGCGGGTTCGGATAAGAACAAGCTTTTTCCCACCAATATTGCCATGGTTGTCAATGACTTTTTGGTAGAGCATTTCCCCAATATCATTGATTATAAATTTACCGCCAAGGTTGAAAAGGAATTTGATGATATTGCCCACGGTGGCCAGCAGTGGGATCAGATGATTGACAATTTCTATGGGAAATTCCATTCCACTGTAGAAAATACAGCCAATGTAGAAAGGGCCAATGTCAGCTCCTCCCGTGAATTAGGAAAAGACCCTAAAACCGGCAAGCCGATCATTGCCCGTTTGGGTAAGTTTGGACCCCTGGTGCAAATCGGTGATCAGGATGATGAGGACAAGCAATTTGCAAGCCTTAAAAAAGGCCAGTTTATTGAAAGCATAACGCTTGAGGAAGCCCTGGAACTCTTCAAATTGCCCAGGGATGTAGGCACTTTTGAAGACAAAAAGATTGTGGCTGCTATTGGCCGTTTTGGCCCTTATGTGAGGCATGATGGTAAATTTGTTTCTTTGGGTAAGGAATATGATCCCTTGAGCATCAATGAAGCAGAAGCCATTGAGCTTATCAAAGCCAAAAGGGAGGCAGATGCCAAAAAACACATTAAATCCTTTGATGAAAATCCTGACATTCAAATACTAAATGGCAGATGGGGACCTTATATTAAATTTGGTAAAAAGAACTATAAGATTCCTAAGGATAAGGTTGCAGAGGATTTAACCTACGCTGAAACAATGGAATTGATAGAAAATCAACCGGACAAAAAAAGAGGTAAGACTACCCGAAAAAAGAAATCATAA
- a CDS encoding SIR2 family NAD-dependent protein deacylase: protein MKKKLVVLTGAGISAESGIRTFRDQNGLWEGHDVMEVASPEGWRKNKSLVLDFYNQRRKEALKVQPNQAHMGLAELERWFDVTIVTQNIDNLHEKAGSSKVIHLHGEILKSQSSIDPSLVYEMDHWEIKLGDKCEKGSQLRPFVVWFGEMVPMMEPAMEAAMQADLFAVVGTSLLVYPAAGLVQYTPKGIPIFIIDKKIPETGLSAHLTEIEGPASSGVEKMKSILTQNLE from the coding sequence ATGAAGAAAAAACTGGTGGTTTTAACTGGAGCAGGAATTTCCGCTGAAAGTGGAATCAGAACCTTTAGAGACCAAAATGGACTTTGGGAAGGACATGATGTTATGGAAGTAGCTTCACCAGAAGGTTGGAGGAAAAATAAAAGCCTAGTACTGGACTTTTACAATCAAAGGCGAAAAGAAGCTTTAAAGGTCCAACCCAATCAAGCCCATATGGGCTTAGCAGAACTTGAAAGGTGGTTTGATGTAACAATTGTAACCCAAAACATTGACAACCTTCACGAAAAGGCTGGCTCTTCCAAAGTAATCCATTTGCATGGGGAAATTTTAAAGTCCCAAAGTTCCATAGACCCTTCATTGGTATATGAAATGGACCATTGGGAAATCAAGTTAGGTGATAAATGTGAAAAAGGAAGTCAATTGAGACCCTTTGTCGTTTGGTTTGGGGAAATGGTCCCCATGATGGAACCGGCCATGGAAGCAGCCATGCAGGCTGATTTGTTTGCTGTGGTAGGCACCTCATTATTGGTATATCCTGCAGCAGGATTGGTTCAATATACGCCTAAGGGAATTCCTATATTTATTATTGACAAAAAAATTCCTGAAACCGGTTTAAGTGCCCACCTTACTGAAATTGAAGGACCTGCAAGTTCTGGGGTAGAAAAAATGAAATCCATATTGACCCAAAACTTGGAATAA
- a CDS encoding PorP/SprF family type IX secretion system membrane protein has translation MKKLVYIFIIISMIGSGETLAQSRKYISQFNFFQSYFNPGLTGYEGSAVRGFVRNQWGGFEGAPKTMFFSAELDFAELQGRENPALMGKNAASVNLLFDNYGAFRETSLILGYASRIRLTEKHNLRMGAGINYTSVRLDGASLTVEQQNDDLLGQYMNGFSDMQILDFNLGLALSHEKYYLSYAMHQVNGGNISKGDEFLEGRPINYIVQAGYREALSNDLSVIGNFFFRKQKDLPDNIEFNLKALMKDKLYVGLGHRVDYASNIQAGFLLKNVRLGYVYEFPTNRSFHLPGNTHEFMAIFHLFRTNERKYPEEVLIW, from the coding sequence ATGAAAAAATTAGTATATATATTCATAATTATTTCAATGATTGGATCAGGGGAAACCCTGGCCCAATCCAGAAAGTATATTAGCCAATTCAATTTTTTTCAAAGTTATTTTAATCCCGGCCTTACAGGATATGAAGGAAGTGCAGTTCGTGGCTTTGTTAGAAACCAATGGGGAGGATTCGAAGGTGCCCCAAAAACAATGTTCTTTAGTGCAGAACTGGATTTTGCAGAATTGCAAGGCCGGGAAAACCCAGCATTAATGGGGAAAAATGCAGCCAGTGTCAATTTACTGTTTGATAATTATGGTGCCTTTCGGGAAACTTCCCTGATTTTGGGTTATGCAAGTAGAATTCGCTTGACTGAAAAACATAATTTAAGGATGGGCGCAGGAATCAATTATACTTCTGTCAGGCTGGATGGAGCATCCTTGACGGTTGAGCAGCAAAACGATGATTTGCTGGGGCAGTATATGAATGGGTTTTCAGATATGCAGATACTGGACTTTAATTTAGGTCTTGCACTATCCCATGAAAAATATTACCTGTCATATGCCATGCATCAGGTCAATGGAGGGAATATTTCCAAAGGTGACGAATTCTTGGAAGGCAGGCCCATCAACTATATTGTCCAGGCAGGTTACCGGGAAGCTTTAAGTAATGATCTTTCTGTTATTGGAAATTTCTTTTTTAGGAAGCAAAAAGATTTACCCGACAATATAGAGTTTAATTTGAAAGCATTGATGAAGGACAAACTCTATGTGGGGCTTGGACACAGGGTGGATTATGCCAGTAACATTCAGGCTGGTTTTTTGCTGAAAAATGTAAGGTTGGGCTATGTTTATGAATTCCCCACCAACCGAAGTTTTCATTTACCAGGAAATACCCATGAATTTATGGCAATTTTCCACTTGTTCAGGACCAATGAAAGAAAATACCCTGAAGAGGTACTGATCTGGTAA